Proteins encoded by one window of Enterococcus faecalis:
- a CDS encoding V-type ATP synthase subunit K: MMDYLINNNGGIVFAVLGMAMATIFAGIGSAKGVGFTGEAAAALTTEQPEKFGQALILQLLPGTQGLYGFVIAFLIYINLGNDMSMVQGLNYFVAALPIAFAGLFSGIAQGRVAAAGIQILAKKPEHATKGIIYAAMVETYAILGFVISFLLVLNVK, encoded by the coding sequence ATGATGGATTACTTAATTAATAATAATGGTGGAATTGTTTTTGCAGTATTAGGAATGGCGATGGCGACAATTTTTGCTGGGATTGGATCAGCCAAAGGGGTTGGCTTTACTGGGGAAGCAGCAGCAGCTTTAACGACGGAGCAGCCAGAAAAATTTGGTCAAGCGTTAATTTTACAGTTATTACCAGGTACACAAGGACTATACGGTTTCGTTATTGCTTTCTTAATTTATATTAACTTAGGAAACGATATGAGTATGGTTCAAGGATTGAACTATTTTGTAGCAGCTTTACCAATTGCTTTTGCAGGATTGTTCTCTGGGATTGCCCAAGGTCGTGTAGCCGCTGCGGGGATCCAAATTTTAGCGAAGAAACCAGAACATGCAACAAAAGGAATTATCTATGCTGCCATGGTTGAAACTTATGCCATCTTAGGGTTCGTAATTTCCTTCTTACTTGTATTGAACGTCAAATAA
- a CDS encoding V-type ATP synthase subunit I gives MAVSKMEKMTIIAAAEKEAAILQAIQGLQIVEVKRIFHSPEEEQAIKSQYSFLQAEQSTEQLRKYETMLQQLQELLLFLTRSSGKGLKIKRKVYTLEELEQTFDEETLQSYLTELKNIQESLKQIQTDRQGLEAEEELLGRWQYLDVLPHKQQLKSSYVVHGSINLANKASFLSALSQWPTVYFEEIYQSMHHSYFTLVYLKEHQQSVTELLNQYSFEPLQYRYDVPPKEAYQQVKERYEILQKEEKILKQQLASYHDFYESFCLAEEVLLAVIQREQARQHLLNASSFFILQTWIPVEEKAEILTAIEEKVPKDEIALTFENPTKAEIETDIPVKLANNKLVQPFEMLTEMYSLPKYEEVDPTPAMMPFYLVFFGMMVADIGYGLLMLLLSIIALKAFVLPRGMKRFADFFLILSFPTIIWGFIYGSFFGAALPPTMFGIKSPFPILSTTEDVNTILILSVIFGFIQLVVGLMINGIQLSKQKRYLDSINESYAWLGILFGLALLVVGKLVVKNEGLFTAGAILASLSAIAIIVIPMIQSKAKLKGLAKGLYGLYGVTGYVGDLVSYTRLMALGIAGGSIASAFNMLVEFMPPVARFSVGILLLIVLHALNIFLSLLGAYVHGARLQYVEFFGKFYTGGGRAFNPLKTKEKYVNVEKK, from the coding sequence ATGGCAGTTAGTAAAATGGAAAAAATGACAATAATTGCCGCTGCCGAAAAAGAAGCAGCAATTCTACAAGCCATTCAAGGCTTGCAAATTGTCGAAGTAAAACGGATTTTTCATTCGCCTGAAGAAGAACAAGCCATAAAGAGTCAATATTCTTTTTTACAAGCAGAACAGTCAACTGAACAGCTACGTAAATATGAAACGATGCTACAACAATTGCAAGAGCTTCTTTTGTTTTTGACACGCTCTTCAGGAAAAGGCTTAAAGATAAAAAGAAAAGTCTATACCTTAGAAGAGTTGGAACAAACCTTTGATGAAGAAACATTACAAAGCTATTTGACGGAATTAAAGAATATTCAAGAATCTTTGAAACAAATTCAAACGGATCGTCAAGGATTAGAAGCAGAAGAAGAATTATTAGGCCGCTGGCAATATCTGGATGTTCTACCGCACAAACAGCAGTTAAAAAGTAGTTATGTCGTTCATGGTTCGATAAATCTAGCCAATAAAGCCAGTTTCTTGAGCGCTTTGTCTCAATGGCCAACGGTTTATTTTGAAGAAATTTATCAAAGTATGCATCATAGTTACTTTACACTCGTTTACCTGAAGGAACATCAGCAGAGTGTAACCGAGTTATTAAACCAATATAGTTTTGAACCACTCCAATACCGTTATGATGTTCCGCCTAAAGAGGCATATCAACAAGTCAAAGAACGATATGAAATTTTACAAAAAGAAGAAAAAATCTTAAAGCAACAACTGGCTTCTTATCATGATTTTTATGAATCGTTTTGCTTGGCTGAAGAAGTCTTATTGGCGGTTATCCAAAGAGAACAAGCACGTCAACATTTGTTAAATGCTTCATCATTTTTCATCTTGCAAACGTGGATTCCAGTCGAAGAAAAAGCCGAGATTTTGACAGCGATTGAAGAAAAAGTTCCTAAGGACGAAATAGCTCTTACTTTTGAAAATCCTACGAAGGCGGAAATTGAGACAGATATACCAGTTAAACTAGCGAATAATAAATTGGTGCAGCCGTTTGAAATGTTAACAGAGATGTATAGCTTACCAAAATATGAAGAAGTTGATCCGACACCTGCGATGATGCCGTTTTATCTAGTCTTTTTTGGCATGATGGTAGCGGATATTGGCTATGGCTTACTGATGCTACTCTTGTCTATTATTGCTCTGAAAGCATTTGTTTTACCGAGAGGCATGAAACGTTTTGCCGACTTTTTCTTGATTTTATCATTTCCAACAATTATTTGGGGCTTCATTTACGGTTCGTTTTTCGGTGCAGCATTACCGCCAACAATGTTTGGGATCAAATCACCATTTCCGATTTTATCAACGACCGAAGATGTAAATACGATTCTTATTTTATCGGTTATTTTTGGGTTTATCCAATTGGTTGTCGGTTTAATGATTAATGGGATTCAGTTATCAAAACAAAAGCGCTATTTAGATAGTATTAACGAAAGTTACGCTTGGTTAGGGATTTTGTTTGGTTTAGCATTGTTAGTCGTTGGTAAATTAGTGGTTAAAAATGAAGGCTTATTTACAGCAGGTGCGATTTTAGCTAGCCTTTCTGCCATTGCAATTATTGTGATTCCAATGATTCAATCGAAGGCCAAATTAAAAGGCTTAGCCAAAGGACTGTATGGACTATACGGTGTGACAGGTTATGTCGGTGATTTAGTTAGTTATACACGTTTGATGGCGTTAGGAATTGCTGGGGGAAGTATTGCTTCAGCGTTTAATATGCTCGTAGAGTTCATGCCGCCAGTTGCCCGTTTTAGCGTGGGCATCTTGCTGTTAATTGTTTTACATGCGTTAAACATATTCTTATCGTTATTAGGTGCTTATGTTCATGGCGCACGTTTGCAATATGTTGAGTTCTTTGGAAAATTTTACACAGGCGGTGGCCGGGCGTTTAATCCGCTAAAAACAAAAGAAAAGTATGTCAATGTTGAGAAAAAATAG
- a CDS encoding V-type ATP synthase subunit D — MARLNVNPTRMELSRLKKQLTTATRGHKLLKDKQDELMRRFIALVKENNELRIQVEQEVTDALSNFVLANATLNEAFIEELVAIPAEKVELEIIEQNILSVPVPKMIFDYDESVQEAPLDYGYVNSNSELDQAFAKISSILPKLLALANVEKTCQLLSKEIEKTRRRVNALEYMTIPQLEETIYYIQMKLEENERGEITRLIKIKSMNKEN, encoded by the coding sequence ATGGCTCGATTAAATGTTAATCCAACCCGTATGGAACTTTCCCGATTGAAAAAGCAGTTAACTACGGCCACGAGAGGTCATAAGTTGCTGAAAGACAAACAAGATGAATTGATGCGACGGTTTATTGCGCTAGTCAAAGAAAACAATGAGTTACGTATTCAGGTTGAACAAGAAGTGACGGATGCGTTATCAAATTTTGTATTGGCAAACGCAACGTTGAACGAAGCCTTTATTGAAGAGTTAGTGGCAATTCCAGCCGAAAAAGTTGAATTAGAAATTATTGAACAGAACATCTTAAGTGTGCCAGTTCCTAAAATGATTTTTGATTACGATGAATCTGTTCAAGAAGCACCCTTAGATTATGGCTACGTGAATTCAAACAGCGAGCTTGATCAAGCTTTTGCTAAAATTTCAAGCATTTTACCGAAATTATTAGCACTTGCAAATGTTGAAAAGACGTGCCAATTATTATCAAAAGAAATTGAAAAAACGCGTCGTCGTGTCAACGCCTTAGAGTATATGACGATTCCACAATTAGAAGAAACAATTTACTACATTCAAATGAAATTAGAAGAAAATGAACGTGGCGAAATTACACGTCTAATTAAAATTAAAAGCATGAACAAAGAAAATTAA
- a CDS encoding V-type ATP synthase subunit E codes for MDAIEKIISEIKQQGKQEVEAYVTSEQTRIDQEFQAAQQEILLKQEHEIEKRQQQLLKEFKQRQQRQTLEIRQDALNKKQAYLNQLFDEVVLKMSEWSAKEFQEFMKAQLGSLELTGKATILLGEYSQTKVTQEWLTALSDATVQWELSEEVVPKESGFIVAKDGLDYNFLFSALVEEIQKTEGFKVAEKLFS; via the coding sequence ATGGATGCCATTGAAAAAATCATCAGTGAAATTAAGCAACAAGGAAAGCAAGAAGTCGAAGCCTATGTCACCAGTGAACAAACGCGCATCGATCAAGAATTCCAAGCAGCACAACAAGAAATTTTGCTGAAGCAAGAACATGAAATAGAAAAACGACAACAACAATTATTAAAAGAATTTAAACAACGCCAACAACGGCAAACACTAGAAATTCGTCAGGATGCATTAAATAAAAAACAAGCATATCTTAACCAATTATTTGACGAAGTGGTCTTAAAGATGAGTGAATGGTCAGCGAAAGAATTTCAAGAATTCATGAAAGCACAATTAGGTTCACTTGAATTAACAGGAAAAGCGACCATTCTTTTAGGTGAGTATTCTCAAACGAAAGTGACGCAAGAATGGCTGACCGCTCTTTCTGATGCTACTGTTCAATGGGAACTTTCAGAGGAAGTTGTTCCAAAAGAAAGTGGCTTTATTGTTGCAAAAGACGGTTTGGATTATAATTTTCTCTTTTCAGCATTAGTTGAAGAGATTCAAAAAACAGAAGGCTTTAAAGTAGCAGAAAAACTTTTCAGTTAA
- a CDS encoding V-type ATP synthase subunit F has product MGYKIGVIGDKNSILPFKLFGFEVHHAISEMQVREAIETMAKNKFGVIFITEEASTLAEETIERYKEQVTPAIILIPSHNGTIGIGLSEIEKNVEKAIGQNIL; this is encoded by the coding sequence ATGGGGTATAAAATTGGTGTCATTGGAGACAAAAATTCAATCTTACCATTTAAACTGTTTGGCTTTGAGGTCCATCATGCCATTTCAGAAATGCAAGTTAGAGAAGCCATTGAAACTATGGCAAAAAATAAGTTTGGGGTCATTTTCATAACGGAAGAAGCCTCTACTTTAGCAGAAGAAACGATTGAACGATACAAAGAACAAGTGACACCAGCGATTATTTTAATCCCAAGTCATAATGGTACAATCGGAATCGGTTTAAGTGAGATTGAAAAAAATGTTGAAAAAGCAATTGGACAAAATATTTTATAA
- a CDS encoding V-type ATPase subunit: protein MRKPTYHQINPLIRLKETELLSEQQFQQLLEAETVEDVKNMLKSTVYQPYLTETFEEKFDYHSSEALGSLYRWLYEMAPEPAVVTLYTMRFTFHNLKILTKAERTGKDFDYLYLEDGRYSLNKVKSAIHTKNSSELEPALLEVIRDVFAYLEEGGLPQAIDILYDRAFLKQQRKLADELGYEELTKEVIAFIDLTNLSTMARGIVQHQNSNFLSTVISSAGSLSKKELLTYAEKSLVEFTAFVRTTNYGQLLEKIINKETNELNLLAFEKLKDDYLTSMYENGRTVAFGPLPLLAFLNAKEVEWKNLRLILVGKHSGFSNEKIRERMRKVNGV from the coding sequence ATGAGAAAACCAACGTATCATCAAATTAATCCGCTGATTCGTTTAAAAGAAACGGAGCTGCTTTCTGAGCAACAGTTTCAACAACTTTTAGAAGCGGAAACAGTTGAAGACGTTAAAAATATGTTAAAAAGTACGGTTTATCAACCTTATTTAACCGAAACTTTTGAAGAAAAATTTGACTACCATTCTTCTGAAGCGCTGGGAAGTCTTTATCGCTGGTTATATGAAATGGCTCCAGAACCAGCTGTAGTAACGTTGTATACGATGCGTTTTACCTTCCATAACTTGAAAATTTTGACGAAAGCTGAGCGAACAGGTAAAGATTTTGATTATCTTTATTTAGAAGATGGTCGTTATTCTCTAAACAAAGTCAAAAGTGCCATTCATACAAAAAACTCTTCCGAACTTGAGCCAGCATTATTAGAAGTGATCCGTGATGTTTTTGCCTATCTGGAAGAGGGCGGTTTGCCGCAAGCAATTGATATCCTTTATGATCGAGCATTTTTAAAGCAACAACGAAAATTGGCGGATGAATTGGGCTATGAAGAGTTAACGAAGGAAGTCATCGCTTTTATTGATTTAACCAATCTATCAACGATGGCTAGAGGGATTGTTCAACATCAAAACAGTAACTTTTTATCAACCGTGATTTCTAGCGCTGGCAGTCTCTCAAAGAAAGAACTGTTGACCTATGCGGAAAAGTCACTTGTAGAATTTACAGCATTTGTCAGAACAACGAATTACGGACAACTATTAGAAAAGATTATCAATAAAGAAACCAATGAATTAAATTTATTGGCTTTTGAAAAACTCAAAGATGATTACCTGACCTCAATGTATGAAAACGGTCGGACGGTTGCTTTTGGGCCGCTCCCATTACTAGCCTTTTTGAATGCGAAAGAAGTTGAATGGAAAAATTTGCGTTTAATTTTGGTCGGAAAACATAGTGGGTTTTCAAATGAAAAAATTCGAGAAAGGATGCGAAAAGTCAATGGGGTATAA
- a CDS encoding RNA polymerase sigma factor gives MDKISTKKLVQKAKKGDGQAFVHLCQKYETVLYNAAYKMLLNEVDVADCLQETELCAWEKITTLKNEYAFNSWIFKIMLNQVQNIFREKQKTTHWMDTYSPVPAFDDLYDLDKGLHKLPDNYRVPLVMYYYVGLSIKEIAQQLDVSTNTIKIRLSRGRKKLRTYLKETW, from the coding sequence ATGGATAAAATTTCAACAAAAAAATTAGTTCAGAAAGCAAAAAAAGGAGATGGACAAGCATTTGTTCACCTTTGTCAAAAATATGAAACAGTTTTATACAATGCTGCATATAAAATGCTATTAAACGAAGTCGACGTTGCTGATTGTTTACAAGAAACTGAACTATGTGCATGGGAAAAAATAACAACATTAAAAAATGAATATGCGTTTAATTCATGGATTTTTAAAATAATGTTAAACCAAGTTCAAAATATTTTTAGAGAAAAGCAGAAAACAACTCACTGGATGGATACTTATTCTCCTGTTCCTGCTTTTGATGATTTATATGATTTGGATAAAGGATTACATAAATTACCTGATAATTATCGCGTTCCGCTAGTTATGTACTATTATGTTGGCCTTAGTATAAAAGAAATCGCTCAGCAACTTGATGTTTCAACAAATACCATCAAAATTCGTCTTTCTCGTGGTCGAAAAAAATTAAGGACATATTTAAAGGAGACATGGTAA
- a CDS encoding serine hydrolase, producing the protein MGFFFSSRGEDYAKESEQKVTIDSAKHEKHTKDKEENNSANTVFFDKINDLLVASVKEFEGTVGISYLDLETGEQRSVNGQHEFYTASTIKVPLTMLVADTVASGQKKWTDLIPYNAEEDYEEGTGIIAYNIQPEYPLKTLQEYAITYSDNIAKNMLYDTLGGDAKAKREMYQRYLHKTPSIEEPQFSSEDALVILQKLYTEKATKPDYQAIYDSMKQSVFHERMETPTTQGKVAHKIGSYDEFIHDMGILETPHPFALAIFTKGPDNAKSAAFIASVTDKLWQLQVSEYPNDNH; encoded by the coding sequence GTGGGCTTCTTCTTCTCAAGTCGTGGCGAAGATTATGCCAAAGAATCTGAACAAAAAGTTACAATTGATTCCGCCAAACATGAGAAGCATACGAAAGACAAGGAAGAAAATAATTCAGCAAATACAGTATTTTTTGATAAAATAAATGACCTGCTCGTCGCTTCTGTCAAAGAATTTGAAGGAACGGTCGGGATTAGTTATTTGGATTTAGAAACTGGCGAACAGCGTTCCGTGAATGGCCAACATGAATTTTATACAGCTAGTACTATTAAGGTGCCACTGACGATGTTAGTCGCTGACACGGTTGCTTCTGGTCAAAAAAAATGGACAGACCTGATTCCCTATAACGCCGAAGAAGATTATGAAGAAGGAACTGGGATCATTGCCTATAATATCCAACCAGAATATCCATTAAAAACGTTACAAGAATATGCCATCACCTATTCTGATAATATCGCTAAAAATATGCTCTATGACACATTGGGTGGTGATGCAAAAGCAAAACGAGAAATGTATCAGCGTTATTTGCACAAGACACCTTCGATTGAAGAGCCACAATTTTCTTCTGAAGATGCGCTTGTTATTCTACAAAAATTATATACTGAAAAAGCAACAAAACCAGATTACCAAGCGATTTATGATTCTATGAAACAAAGTGTTTTCCATGAAAGAATGGAAACTCCCACAACTCAAGGAAAAGTTGCTCATAAAATTGGTTCCTATGATGAATTTATTCATGATATGGGGATTTTAGAAACACCTCATCCCTTTGCTTTAGCAATTTTTACTAAAGGACCTGATAATGCTAAGAGTGCTGCGTTTATTGCTTCAGTGACAGATAAGCTATGGCAATTACAGGTGTCTGAATATCCTAATGATAACCATTGA
- a CDS encoding V-type ATP synthase subunit A: MQIGKIVKVSGPLILAENMSDASIQDICHVGDLGVIGEIIEMRGDVASIQVYEETTGIGPGEPVISTGEPLSVELAPGLIAEMFDGIQRPLDTFQEVTHSNFLGRGVKIDALDREKKWTFEPTVAVGEEVSAGDIVGVVQETPIIQHKIMVPFGVSGTIAEIKAGDFAIDETVYSVKTAKGTESFSMMQKWPVRRGRPILEKLSPKVPMVTGQRVIDTFFPITKGGAAAVPGPFGAGKTVVQHQIAKWADVDLVVYVGCGERGNEMTDVLNEFPELIDPTTGESLMNRTILIANTSNMPVAAREASIYTGITIAEYFRDMGYSVAIMADSTSRWAEALREMSGRLEEMPGDEGYPAYLGSRLAEYYERAGQVIALGKDHREGSITAISAVSPSGGDISEPVTQNTLRVVKVFWGLDSQLAQKRHFPSINWLQSYSLYSTEVGQYLDLELQGNWAAMVAEGMRILQEESQLEEIVRLVGIDSLSDKDRLTLETAKSLREDYLQQNAFDDVDTFTSRTKQAKMLQLILTFGEEGQKALSLGTYFSELMAGTVEIRDRIARSKYLPEEELEKLDRLQAEIKTTIKEIIAEGGMTND; the protein is encoded by the coding sequence GTGCAAATTGGAAAAATTGTCAAAGTTTCAGGTCCTTTGATTTTAGCTGAAAACATGTCAGATGCTAGTATCCAAGACATTTGTCATGTAGGAGATTTAGGCGTTATCGGAGAGATTATTGAAATGCGAGGCGACGTCGCTTCGATTCAAGTATATGAAGAAACAACAGGCATTGGACCAGGAGAACCAGTTATTTCAACAGGAGAACCATTATCTGTTGAATTAGCCCCAGGTTTAATTGCCGAAATGTTTGATGGTATTCAACGACCATTGGATACATTTCAAGAAGTAACCCACAGTAACTTTTTAGGCCGTGGCGTTAAAATTGATGCGTTAGATCGTGAGAAAAAATGGACGTTTGAACCAACTGTGGCAGTTGGTGAAGAAGTGTCGGCAGGTGACATCGTCGGTGTGGTTCAAGAAACACCGATTATTCAACATAAAATTATGGTGCCTTTCGGCGTTTCAGGAACGATTGCCGAAATTAAAGCAGGTGACTTTGCCATTGATGAAACAGTTTACTCAGTGAAAACGGCTAAAGGAACGGAAAGTTTTAGCATGATGCAAAAATGGCCCGTTCGGCGGGGACGTCCCATTTTAGAAAAACTAAGTCCCAAAGTACCGATGGTGACCGGACAACGCGTAATTGATACCTTTTTCCCAATTACGAAAGGCGGAGCGGCAGCAGTTCCAGGACCATTTGGCGCTGGAAAAACAGTCGTTCAGCACCAAATTGCCAAGTGGGCCGATGTCGACTTAGTCGTTTACGTTGGTTGTGGGGAACGCGGGAATGAAATGACAGATGTTTTAAATGAATTTCCAGAATTAATTGATCCAACAACTGGTGAGTCTTTGATGAATCGGACGATTTTAATTGCGAATACGTCAAATATGCCGGTAGCGGCACGGGAAGCCTCGATTTATACAGGGATTACCATTGCAGAATATTTCCGTGATATGGGTTACTCAGTCGCAATTATGGCGGATTCTACTTCTCGTTGGGCAGAAGCGTTACGAGAAATGAGTGGTCGGTTAGAAGAAATGCCTGGTGATGAAGGCTATCCAGCCTATTTAGGTAGTCGCTTAGCTGAATATTATGAACGAGCAGGACAAGTCATCGCGTTAGGAAAAGATCATCGTGAAGGAAGCATTACGGCGATTAGTGCGGTTTCGCCATCTGGTGGGGACATATCAGAACCTGTCACACAAAATACGTTACGCGTTGTTAAAGTATTCTGGGGCTTAGATTCTCAATTAGCACAAAAACGTCATTTTCCTTCTATTAACTGGTTGCAAAGTTATTCTCTTTACTCCACAGAAGTAGGGCAATATTTAGACTTGGAATTGCAAGGAAACTGGGCCGCTATGGTAGCTGAAGGGATGCGGATTTTACAAGAAGAATCTCAACTGGAAGAAATTGTTCGCTTGGTTGGGATTGATTCCTTGTCGGATAAAGACCGTTTAACGTTGGAAACAGCCAAATCATTACGGGAAGACTATTTGCAACAAAATGCTTTTGATGACGTGGATACGTTCACTTCTCGAACCAAACAAGCGAAAATGTTACAATTGATTCTAACTTTTGGTGAAGAAGGTCAAAAAGCCTTAAGTTTAGGCACTTATTTCTCTGAGTTAATGGCGGGAACAGTTGAAATCCGTGATCGCATTGCTCGTAGCAAGTATTTACCAGAAGAAGAATTAGAAAAATTGGATCGTTTACAAGCAGAAATTAAAACAACGATAAAAGAAATCATTGCTGAAGGAGGAATGACGAATGATTAA
- a CDS encoding V-type ATP synthase subunit B: MIKEYRTINEVVGPLMIVEKVAGVKYEELIEVRMQNGEIRQGQVLEINGDKAMVQIFEGTSNINIRDSKVRFLGHPLELGVSPDMMGRVFDGLGRLKDNGPELLPEKKLDINGEVINPVARDYPDEFIQTGISAIDHLNTLVRGQKLPVFSASGLPHKELAAQIARQANVLNSEEEFAVVFAAIGITFEEAEYFMEDFRQTGAIDRSVLFMNLANDPAIERIATPRMALTAAEYLAYEKGMHVLVIMTDMTNYCEALREISAARREVPGRRGYPGYLYTNLATLYERAGRIRGSKGSVTQIPILTMPEEDKTHPIPDLTGYITEGQIILSRELYKSGIQPPIDVLPSLSRLKDKGTGEGKTRGDHAATMNQLFSAYAQGKQAKELAVILGESALSDVDKIYAAFAQRFEEEYVNQGFDTNRSIEETLDLGWELLSMLPRTELKRIKEDMLDQYLTEGK, encoded by the coding sequence ATGATTAAAGAATATCGCACAATCAATGAAGTCGTTGGTCCTCTGATGATTGTTGAAAAAGTGGCAGGCGTAAAGTACGAAGAATTAATTGAAGTACGCATGCAAAATGGCGAAATTCGCCAAGGGCAAGTTTTAGAAATCAATGGAGATAAAGCGATGGTCCAAATTTTTGAAGGAACGAGTAACATCAATATTCGTGATTCAAAAGTTCGCTTTCTGGGACATCCTTTAGAATTAGGGGTTTCGCCAGATATGATGGGGCGCGTTTTTGACGGCTTAGGTCGCTTAAAAGATAATGGACCAGAATTATTACCTGAGAAAAAATTAGATATTAACGGCGAAGTTATCAATCCAGTTGCTCGTGATTATCCCGATGAGTTCATCCAAACAGGAATTTCAGCGATTGACCATTTAAATACCTTAGTTCGTGGTCAAAAATTACCTGTTTTTTCAGCATCTGGCTTACCTCATAAAGAATTAGCGGCACAAATTGCCAGACAAGCCAACGTGTTAAATAGTGAAGAAGAATTTGCCGTAGTTTTTGCGGCCATTGGGATTACCTTTGAAGAAGCGGAATATTTTATGGAAGATTTCCGTCAAACAGGCGCAATTGATCGTTCAGTCTTGTTTATGAACTTAGCGAATGATCCAGCCATTGAGCGGATTGCAACACCTAGAATGGCTTTGACAGCCGCTGAATATTTAGCTTATGAAAAGGGCATGCATGTCTTAGTTATCATGACGGATATGACCAATTATTGCGAAGCGTTGCGAGAAATTTCAGCAGCACGCCGTGAAGTTCCAGGACGTCGTGGTTACCCAGGTTATCTTTACACGAACTTAGCAACGTTGTATGAACGGGCAGGCCGAATTCGTGGCTCAAAAGGTTCCGTAACACAGATTCCTATTTTAACAATGCCAGAGGAGGATAAAACACATCCAATTCCCGATTTAACTGGCTATATTACGGAAGGGCAAATTATCTTGTCCCGGGAACTATATAAGAGCGGTATCCAACCACCAATTGATGTATTGCCATCACTTTCCCGTCTCAAAGACAAAGGAACTGGCGAAGGCAAAACGCGCGGGGATCATGCAGCAACGATGAATCAATTGTTCTCAGCCTATGCACAAGGGAAACAAGCCAAAGAATTAGCTGTCATTTTAGGAGAATCAGCTCTTTCCGATGTCGATAAAATTTACGCAGCTTTTGCCCAACGTTTTGAAGAAGAATATGTCAATCAAGGATTCGATACAAACCGTTCGATTGAAGAAACGTTAGATCTTGGGTGGGAACTATTAAGTATGCTACCGAGAACAGAACTAAAACGAATTAAAGAGGATATGCTCGATCAATATTTAACTGAAGGGAAGTAG
- a CDS encoding V-type ATPase subunit F, whose translation MVQEVLEQIKAAEDAVEEHRQQAKMNCRLYEEQKQERLAELRQESEEAVEKVLTDSLATQEKMLQLEKEQLLDETKRTEQALHERYEANKEQVIDSIIERVKDVYGS comes from the coding sequence ATGGTACAAGAAGTACTAGAGCAAATCAAGGCAGCGGAAGATGCGGTGGAAGAGCATCGGCAACAAGCTAAGATGAATTGTCGTTTATATGAAGAGCAGAAGCAAGAACGTTTAGCTGAACTACGTCAAGAGAGTGAAGAAGCTGTTGAAAAAGTGCTGACGGATTCACTAGCAACGCAAGAAAAGATGTTACAACTTGAAAAAGAACAACTTTTAGATGAAACAAAGCGCACTGAACAAGCGCTTCACGAACGTTATGAAGCGAACAAAGAACAAGTCATTGATTCAATTATTGAGAGGGTGAAAGACGTTTATGGCAGTTAG
- the nrdI gene encoding class Ib ribonucleoside-diphosphate reductase assembly flavoprotein NrdI: protein MNIRYISISGNTRSFVQRLTTYAEEQHQQNEKNPTITFKEISENSPLEVETEPFFTFVPTYLDGGDGINNGNTEILTEVMREYLAFENNYRYCSGVVGSGNKNFNHQYCLTAKQYAEQFNFPFLADYELRGTQADIERIYAILKENQ from the coding sequence ATGAATATACGATATATTTCAATCTCTGGTAATACACGCTCATTTGTTCAACGTTTAACAACTTATGCTGAAGAGCAACATCAGCAAAACGAAAAAAATCCTACGATTACTTTCAAAGAAATTTCGGAAAATTCTCCGTTAGAAGTAGAAACAGAACCATTTTTTACCTTTGTGCCTACCTATTTAGATGGTGGCGATGGCATCAACAACGGCAATACCGAAATTTTAACAGAAGTCATGCGAGAATATCTTGCTTTTGAAAATAATTATCGTTATTGCTCTGGCGTGGTGGGCAGCGGCAATAAAAACTTTAACCACCAATACTGCCTGACAGCTAAACAGTATGCGGAACAATTTAACTTCCCCTTCTTAGCTGACTATGAATTAAGAGGTACCCAAGCGGATATTGAACGAATTTATGCTATTTTAAAGGAAAACCAATAA